One Eubalaena glacialis isolate mEubGla1 chromosome 11, mEubGla1.1.hap2.+ XY, whole genome shotgun sequence DNA segment encodes these proteins:
- the TAMALIN gene encoding protein TAMALIN, translating to MTLRRLRKLQQKEEAAAAPDPAAPAPDSEAAPAPPTPTPALGPPAAAASPGTPGDELYAALEDYHPAELYRALAVSGGTLPRRKGSGLRWKNLSQSPEQQRKVLTLEKEENQTFGFEIQTYGLHHREEQRVEMVTFVCRVHESSPAQLAGLTPGDTIASVNGLNVEGIRHREIVDIIKASGNVLRLETLYGTSIRKAELEARLQYLKQTLYEKWGEYRSLMVQEQRLVHGLVVKDPSIYDTLESVRSSLYGAGLLPGSLPFGPLLAAPGGSRGGARRAGGDADDAVYHTCFFGGAEPPEPPPPPPPARAPGPGPADASAPGPRAVLSRSASVRCAGPGGGGGVGAPSALWTEAREQALCGPGLRKTKYRSFRRRLLKFIPGLNRSLEEEESQL from the exons ATGACCCTCCGCCGACTCAGGAAGCTGCAGCAGAAAGAGGAGGCGGCGGCCGCCCCAGACCCCGCTGCCCCGGCCCCCGACTCGGAAGCTGCTCCCGCCCCTCCGACCCCGACCCCGGCCTTGGGCCCCCCTGCCGCAGCAGCCAGCCCTGGGACCCCCGGGGACGAGCTGTACGCGGCGCTGGAGGACTATCACCCGGCCGAGCTGTATCGCGCGCTCGCCGTGTCCGGGGGTACCCTGCCCCGCCGAAAG GGCTCAGGACTGCGCTGGAAGAATCTCAGCCAGAGTCCTGAACAGCAGCG GAAAGTGCTGACTTTGGAGAAGGAGGAGAACCAGACCTTCGGCTTTGAGATCCAG ACTTACGGCCTTCACCACCGGGAGGAGCAGCGCGTGGAGATGGTGACCTTTGTCTGCCGGGTTCATGAGTCCAGCCCTGCCCAGCTGGCTGGGCTCACACCAG GGGACACCATCGCTAGTGTCAACGGCCTGAACGTGGAAGGCATCCGGCATCGGGAAATTGTTGACATCATTAAGGCATCTGGCAACGTTCTCAG ACTGGAAACTCTGTATGGGACATCAATTCGGAAGGCGGAACTGGAGGCTCGTCTGCAGTACCTGAAG CAAACCCTGTATGAGAAGTGGGGAGAATACAGGTCCCTAATGGTGCAGGAGCAGCGGCTGGTGCACG GCCTCGTGGTGAAGGACCCGAGCATCTATGACACGCTGGAGTCCGTGCGCTCCAGCCTGTACGGTGCGGGCCTGCTCCCGGGCTCACTGCCCTTCGGGCCTCTGCTGGCCGCCCCCGGGGGCTCCCGCGGCGGCGCGCGGCGGGCCGGGGGCGACGCGGACGACGCCGTCTACCACACGTGCTTCTTCGGGGGCGCTGAACCGCCTgagcccccgccgcccccgccccctgcgCGCGCGCCCGGCCCGGGCCCCGCCGACGCTTCGGCCCCGGGGCCCCGGGCGGTGCTGAGCCGCAGCGCCAgcgtgcggtgcgcgggccccgggggcggcggcggcgtggGCGCGCCGAGCGCTCTCTGGACTGAGGCCCGCGAGCAGGCCCTGTGCGGCCCCGGCCTGCGCAAAACCAAGTACCGCAGCTTCCGCCGGCGGCTGCTCAAGTTCATCCCCGGACTCAATcgctccctggaggaggaggagagccagctgtag
- the ACVR1B gene encoding activin receptor type-1B isoform X4, which produces MWGPVELVGIIAGPVFLLFLIIIIVFLVINYHQRVYHNRQRLDMEDPSCEMCLSKDKTLQDLVYDLSTSGSGSGLPLFVQRTVARTIVLQEIIGKGRFGEVWRGRWRGGDVAVKIFSSREERSWFREAEIYQTVMLRHENILGFIAADNKAGCSFLTLPWRFVVASAAPRLKRLDLSRKGGRGRENSLLPLNNGTWTQLWLVSDYHEHGSLFDYLNRYTVTIEGMIKLALSAASGLAHLHMEIVGTQGKPGIAHRDLKSKNILVKKNGMCAIADLGLAVRHDAVTDTIDIAPNQRVGTKRYMAPEVLDETINMKHFDSFKCADIYALGLVYWEIARRCNSGGVHEEYQLPYYDLVPSDPSIEEMRKVVCDQKLRPNIPNWWQSYEALRVMGKMMRECWYANGAARLTALRIKKTLSQLSVQEDVKI; this is translated from the exons ATGTGGGGCCCTGTGGAGCTGGTGGGCATTATTGCCGGCCCAGTGTTCCTCCTGtttctcatcatcatcattgttttccttgtcattaacTATCATCAGCGCGTCTATCACAACCGCCAGAGGCTGGACATGGAGGACCCCTCGTGTGAGATGTGTCTCTCCAAGGACAAGACGCTCCAGGATCTCGTCTACGACCTCTCCACGTCGGGGTCTGGCTCAG GGTTACCCCTTTTTGTCCAGCGCACAGTGGCCCGAACCATCGTTTTACAGGAGATTATTGGCAAGGGCCGGTTCGGAGAAGTGTGGCGCGGCCGCTGGAGGGGTGGTGATGTGGCTGTGAAAATATTCTCTTCTCGTGAAGAGCGGTCTTGGTTCCGGGAAGCAGAGATATACCAGACAGTCATGCTGCGCCATGAAAACATCCTTGGGTTTATTGCTGCTGACAATAAAG CAGGCTGCTCATTCCTCACGTTGCCATGGCGGTTTGTAGTGGCCTCAGCTGCCCCCAGGCTGAAGAGACTTGACCTCTCACgcaagggaggaaggggaagagagaattCCTTACTCCCTCTGA ATAACGGCACCTGGACACAGCTGTGGCTTGTCTCGGACTATCATGAGCACGGCTCCCTGTTTGACTATCTAAACCGGTACACGGTGACCATCGAGGGGATGATTAAGCTGGCCTTGTCTGCTGCGAGCGGTCTGGCACACCTGCACATGGAGATTGTGGGCACCCAAG gGAAGCCTGGAATTGCTCATCGAGACTTAAAGTCAAAGAACATCTTGGTGAAGAAAAATGGCATGTGTGCCATCGCAGACCTGGGCCTGGCTGTCCGTCACGATGCAGTCACGGACACCATTGACATTGCCCCCAACCAGAGGGTGGGAACCAAACG ATACATGGCCCCCGAAGTACTTGATGAAACCATCAACATGAAGCACTTCGACTCCTTTAAGTGTGCTGATATCTATGCCCTTGGGCTCGTGTACTGGGAGATTGCTCGAAGATGCAACTCTGGAG GAGTCCATGAGGAATATCAGCTGCCATATTATGACCTAGTGCCCTCTGACCCTTCCATTGAGGAGATGCGGAAGGTCGTATGCGACCAGAAGCTCCGCCCCAACATCCCCAACTGGTGGCAGAGTTATGAG GCGCTGCGGGTGATGGGGAAGATGATGCGGGAGTGCTGGTACGCCAACGGCGCAGCCCGCCTGACCGCGCTGCGcatcaagaagaccctctcccaGCTCAGCGTGCAGGAGGACGTGAAGATCTAG
- the ACVR1B gene encoding activin receptor type-1B isoform X5: MARAWGVERVYHNRQRLDMEDPSCEMCLSKDKTLQDLVYDLSTSGSGSGLPLFVQRTVARTIVLQEIIGKGRFGEVWRGRWRGGDVAVKIFSSREERSWFREAEIYQTVMLRHENILGFIAADNKAGCSFLTLPWRFVVASAAPRLKRLDLSRKGGRGRENSLLPLNNGTWTQLWLVSDYHEHGSLFDYLNRYTVTIEGMIKLALSAASGLAHLHMEIVGTQGKPGIAHRDLKSKNILVKKNGMCAIADLGLAVRHDAVTDTIDIAPNQRVGTKRYMAPEVLDETINMKHFDSFKCADIYALGLVYWEIARRCNSGGVHEEYQLPYYDLVPSDPSIEEMRKVVCDQKLRPNIPNWWQSYEALRVMGKMMRECWYANGAARLTALRIKKTLSQLSVQEDVKI, encoded by the exons ATGGCACGTGCCTGGGGCGTGGAG CGCGTCTATCACAACCGCCAGAGGCTGGACATGGAGGACCCCTCGTGTGAGATGTGTCTCTCCAAGGACAAGACGCTCCAGGATCTCGTCTACGACCTCTCCACGTCGGGGTCTGGCTCAG GGTTACCCCTTTTTGTCCAGCGCACAGTGGCCCGAACCATCGTTTTACAGGAGATTATTGGCAAGGGCCGGTTCGGAGAAGTGTGGCGCGGCCGCTGGAGGGGTGGTGATGTGGCTGTGAAAATATTCTCTTCTCGTGAAGAGCGGTCTTGGTTCCGGGAAGCAGAGATATACCAGACAGTCATGCTGCGCCATGAAAACATCCTTGGGTTTATTGCTGCTGACAATAAAG CAGGCTGCTCATTCCTCACGTTGCCATGGCGGTTTGTAGTGGCCTCAGCTGCCCCCAGGCTGAAGAGACTTGACCTCTCACgcaagggaggaaggggaagagagaattCCTTACTCCCTCTGA ATAACGGCACCTGGACACAGCTGTGGCTTGTCTCGGACTATCATGAGCACGGCTCCCTGTTTGACTATCTAAACCGGTACACGGTGACCATCGAGGGGATGATTAAGCTGGCCTTGTCTGCTGCGAGCGGTCTGGCACACCTGCACATGGAGATTGTGGGCACCCAAG gGAAGCCTGGAATTGCTCATCGAGACTTAAAGTCAAAGAACATCTTGGTGAAGAAAAATGGCATGTGTGCCATCGCAGACCTGGGCCTGGCTGTCCGTCACGATGCAGTCACGGACACCATTGACATTGCCCCCAACCAGAGGGTGGGAACCAAACG ATACATGGCCCCCGAAGTACTTGATGAAACCATCAACATGAAGCACTTCGACTCCTTTAAGTGTGCTGATATCTATGCCCTTGGGCTCGTGTACTGGGAGATTGCTCGAAGATGCAACTCTGGAG GAGTCCATGAGGAATATCAGCTGCCATATTATGACCTAGTGCCCTCTGACCCTTCCATTGAGGAGATGCGGAAGGTCGTATGCGACCAGAAGCTCCGCCCCAACATCCCCAACTGGTGGCAGAGTTATGAG GCGCTGCGGGTGATGGGGAAGATGATGCGGGAGTGCTGGTACGCCAACGGCGCAGCCCGCCTGACCGCGCTGCGcatcaagaagaccctctcccaGCTCAGCGTGCAGGAGGACGTGAAGATCTAG